The Microbulbifer sp. YPW1 genome contains a region encoding:
- a CDS encoding TonB-dependent receptor, whose protein sequence is MFTKNQLSLAVATCVAVQGAVAQSDKDREVEALRGDNFAIEEVVVTARKRAESLQTVPVAVDVLTAAQLEEKGIAALEDVARYTAGLDFETGLMPNDTRISLRGLSSTRGRSNVALLVDGVDVSSESMTTGGSGNGPNMDLFDLERVEVVKGPQSAVYGRSAFAGAVNYITKRPGDTVETRLSMDVTDAGYNKFQASGSLPIVPGVLAASMNVARTEFDGFYQNPNTGGDLGSVDSDGIAAAVYWTPNNDFSAYWRSEYSEAEYSQRPVVQRHAVLHTGSAPGDFSLMGSVGPNAEIRPLAGTGTTAADCASAPAYGYLIGQPAACGAVLVGELGSASESEIDLSPNPLTGKDFAGTEVRAVSSTLELKYNLSNIEFLSLTGVHYNDSQTESDFDRTNFTVETLGPGSGMFIPPGFPGDYTQYGVNANSNTSFDVEQFSQEFRLTGTAGKVDWLASALYWTETMDAVMDQQWWLRDGVSKEFWDAYLDQWMGGFGLVNHQTGPTPLPIPMTRDTDHVSLAFSINYNFADNWRLTAEGRYLEEDIEYVSLPLSTQFNGLMGIPVLDPMTFMPTTAEYQTYARTDSSFVPRVGLDWQMMDNLMVYASYAEGFKPGGMSTADGNGDISSGDYKPEELSVYETGFKSNLLNNRLQLNGAFYLYDYSNQQISHFVTDPQTGTTNAAVANAGESELRGMELSAIYRPSANWTFGASYVLSDTEVQDFTIGDVGNVSSFDKLWTQTEDGDYSGTQFLNSAEHAGLLSIRYDGEFATGAGYFTELIGSYESKRYLDRGNNAWLPSYWLVDFQGGVRFDSLDLVFYVDNLLDDDKVKFGLSNVDYGFLPGGAITPQTVELFLPEPRTAGLRVSYNF, encoded by the coding sequence ATGTTTACCAAGAACCAACTCTCTCTCGCTGTCGCCACCTGCGTTGCTGTGCAGGGCGCTGTGGCACAAAGTGATAAGGATCGGGAAGTCGAAGCGCTACGCGGCGATAACTTTGCGATTGAAGAAGTCGTAGTGACGGCGCGTAAGCGCGCAGAGTCATTGCAAACCGTACCGGTGGCTGTGGACGTTCTGACCGCAGCACAGCTGGAAGAAAAGGGCATAGCGGCACTGGAAGATGTTGCCCGCTACACTGCCGGGCTAGATTTCGAAACCGGCCTGATGCCCAACGATACCCGGATATCCCTGCGCGGACTTTCCAGTACCCGCGGTCGTTCCAACGTGGCGCTGCTGGTTGATGGTGTGGATGTGTCTTCGGAATCCATGACCACGGGCGGTAGCGGCAATGGGCCGAATATGGACCTGTTCGACCTTGAGCGGGTCGAGGTGGTCAAGGGGCCGCAAAGTGCGGTGTACGGCCGCTCTGCCTTTGCCGGTGCGGTCAATTACATCACCAAGCGCCCTGGCGATACGGTGGAAACCCGCTTGTCCATGGACGTTACCGATGCCGGCTACAACAAATTCCAGGCCAGTGGCAGTCTGCCGATCGTGCCTGGGGTACTTGCCGCGTCAATGAATGTGGCCAGAACCGAGTTCGACGGCTTCTACCAGAACCCCAATACCGGCGGTGACCTGGGCTCGGTTGATTCTGACGGGATTGCTGCGGCGGTTTACTGGACGCCGAATAATGATTTTTCAGCCTACTGGCGCAGTGAGTACAGCGAGGCCGAATATTCCCAGCGCCCAGTGGTGCAGCGCCACGCTGTCCTGCACACCGGCTCCGCTCCTGGTGATTTTTCCCTGATGGGGTCGGTTGGTCCCAATGCGGAAATTCGTCCGCTGGCAGGCACCGGGACCACTGCAGCAGATTGCGCATCCGCACCGGCTTACGGCTATTTGATTGGACAGCCTGCGGCCTGTGGTGCCGTGCTCGTGGGCGAGCTGGGTAGCGCGAGCGAAAGCGAGATCGATCTCTCTCCCAATCCGCTGACCGGCAAAGACTTTGCGGGTACCGAAGTGCGCGCTGTGAGCTCTACGCTGGAGCTGAAATACAATCTCAGCAACATTGAATTCCTGTCACTGACCGGCGTTCATTACAACGACTCCCAGACGGAGTCAGACTTTGATCGCACCAATTTCACGGTTGAGACGCTGGGGCCGGGTTCCGGGATGTTTATTCCCCCGGGCTTCCCTGGCGATTACACCCAGTACGGTGTGAACGCCAACAGTAACACCAGCTTCGATGTCGAGCAGTTCAGTCAGGAATTTCGTTTGACCGGCACTGCAGGCAAGGTGGATTGGCTTGCCAGTGCGCTCTACTGGACAGAGACCATGGACGCCGTCATGGATCAGCAGTGGTGGCTGCGCGACGGTGTCAGTAAAGAATTCTGGGATGCGTACCTCGATCAGTGGATGGGTGGATTTGGCCTGGTGAATCACCAGACGGGTCCTACACCTCTGCCCATTCCCATGACTCGTGATACTGACCACGTGTCTCTCGCATTCTCCATCAACTACAACTTCGCGGACAACTGGCGTTTGACGGCGGAAGGGCGCTACCTTGAAGAGGATATTGAATACGTCAGCTTGCCGCTGAGTACGCAATTCAATGGCCTGATGGGTATCCCGGTATTGGACCCGATGACGTTCATGCCAACGACGGCTGAGTACCAGACGTACGCCCGCACAGACAGTTCCTTTGTGCCGCGGGTAGGCCTGGACTGGCAGATGATGGACAACCTGATGGTGTATGCCTCCTACGCGGAAGGCTTCAAGCCCGGCGGTATGTCCACAGCCGATGGCAATGGCGACATCTCAAGTGGTGATTACAAGCCTGAAGAACTGTCGGTATACGAGACCGGCTTCAAGAGCAATCTGCTGAACAACCGCCTGCAGTTGAACGGTGCCTTCTACCTGTACGATTACAGCAATCAGCAGATCTCCCATTTTGTGACGGACCCGCAGACCGGTACTACCAATGCCGCGGTTGCCAACGCAGGGGAGAGTGAACTGCGCGGTATGGAGCTGAGCGCGATCTACCGCCCGTCCGCCAACTGGACCTTCGGCGCCAGCTACGTGTTGAGCGATACCGAGGTTCAGGACTTCACAATAGGCGATGTGGGTAACGTCAGTTCGTTCGACAAACTGTGGACTCAGACCGAGGATGGTGACTATTCCGGCACGCAGTTCCTGAACTCCGCCGAACACGCCGGGCTGTTGTCTATCCGCTACGACGGTGAATTCGCCACTGGCGCGGGCTACTTCACCGAGCTGATCGGCAGTTATGAATCCAAGCGTTACCTGGATCGCGGCAACAACGCCTGGCTGCCGTCCTATTGGCTGGTGGATTTCCAGGGTGGGGTGCGGTTCGACAGCCTCGACCTGGTGTTCTACGTCGATAACCTTCTGGATGACGACAAGGTCAAGTTCGGTCTGAGCAACGTGGATTACGGCTTCCTGCCGGGCGGGGCTATCACACCGCAGACCGTTGAGCTCTTCTTGCCGGAACCGCGCACAGCGGGCCTGCGGGTCAGCTATAACTTCTGA
- a CDS encoding Asp/Glu racemase — protein MDNYQIARRAQIGVIIPSTNTGVEYDLQQLRLDGVTWHPSRFWIELRNWSDEVSRSGDDENTVFERFLDIMRGEIPVSIRNILSAKVSHIMLGMSAETFWGGLEGNIAFEREIRDQIGDLGLTTGAGATKDALNCFGAKRISVITPYPQVGDDNVRRFFSDIGFEVVKVKGMNRPSATAIAETSIPNVIDAVKEVDGDDVDAIIQCGTNLSTLDLFPTLEHCLQKPLIPINIATVWHALRACGIDDRITGKGRLLEEF, from the coding sequence ATGGATAATTATCAAATCGCCCGCCGAGCGCAGATCGGCGTCATCATTCCCTCCACCAACACCGGGGTCGAGTACGACCTGCAGCAGTTACGTCTAGACGGCGTGACCTGGCATCCCTCTCGCTTCTGGATCGAGTTGCGCAACTGGTCCGATGAGGTCTCCCGCAGTGGAGATGACGAAAACACCGTGTTCGAGCGCTTCCTCGACATCATGCGCGGCGAGATTCCTGTATCAATTCGTAACATTCTTTCGGCCAAGGTATCCCACATCATGTTGGGCATGTCGGCGGAAACTTTCTGGGGTGGGCTGGAAGGGAATATCGCGTTCGAGCGGGAGATTCGCGACCAGATTGGCGACCTGGGGCTTACAACCGGCGCCGGGGCTACCAAAGACGCGTTAAACTGCTTCGGCGCCAAGCGCATTTCGGTGATCACGCCGTACCCCCAGGTTGGGGACGATAACGTCCGCCGTTTCTTCTCAGATATCGGTTTCGAGGTGGTCAAGGTCAAGGGAATGAACCGGCCGTCCGCTACCGCAATTGCAGAAACCTCGATCCCGAACGTCATAGATGCTGTGAAGGAAGTTGATGGCGATGATGTTGACGCGATCATTCAATGCGGTACCAACCTCTCTACCCTCGATCTATTCCCGACGCTGGAGCACTGCCTCCAGAAACCCCTGATCCCGATCAATATTGCAACAGTCTGGCATGCATTGCGGGCCTGTGGCATTGACGATCGCATTACGGGGAAGGGCCGTTTGCTGGAAGAGTTCTAG
- a CDS encoding MFS transporter: MMIAVFIVLLDMIGFAIMLPILAYYALQLGASPGMATFCMALYVIGMFFSTPVWGRLSDRYGRKPILMISLAGAVFGYVLLGFATAVWMVAVSRLFSGLMAGNLSVAQAYVADVTTEQDRAKAMGMLGAAFGISFIVGPALGGYLAGDSFADANLQLPAMVSGCLSLAALLVVIFFLKESLPDGGDQPRSAPSSKEVLSWIGGRRSLCLLLAAVLVYNLAAGFVESVFPIWADATDIAHGPKDLVPVLLAAGIAMVIVQGGLIGPLTRAFGERRLMRAGAVVFGISVILVTLAGSIASVPAVAAALVAQAVGAALVLTSMQSLTSKEAVAGNRGAVMGVYNALGTLGRGLGTALTGAAFAGIGVHSPYYLGAALMGLLLLIAFMLRTPRAETAEPVSSQAVT, from the coding sequence ATGATGATCGCCGTGTTTATTGTTCTGCTCGACATGATCGGCTTTGCCATCATGTTGCCGATCCTCGCGTATTACGCGCTGCAGCTGGGGGCGAGCCCCGGTATGGCGACCTTCTGTATGGCGCTGTATGTGATCGGGATGTTTTTTTCCACCCCGGTGTGGGGGCGTCTCAGTGACCGTTACGGGCGCAAGCCGATCCTGATGATCAGCCTTGCCGGTGCCGTTTTCGGCTACGTCCTGTTGGGGTTTGCCACCGCTGTATGGATGGTGGCGGTGTCCAGGCTGTTCAGTGGCTTGATGGCCGGAAACCTGTCGGTTGCCCAGGCCTATGTGGCCGACGTGACCACCGAACAGGACCGCGCCAAGGCCATGGGTATGTTGGGGGCGGCGTTCGGGATCAGTTTCATCGTCGGCCCCGCTCTGGGGGGCTATCTCGCGGGAGACAGCTTCGCCGATGCCAATCTGCAATTGCCGGCGATGGTGTCCGGCTGTTTGTCCCTGGCTGCACTGCTAGTGGTGATATTTTTCCTGAAGGAAAGTCTGCCTGACGGCGGAGATCAACCTCGCTCTGCGCCGTCCTCGAAGGAAGTGCTGTCATGGATTGGGGGCCGGCGCAGTCTCTGCCTGTTGCTGGCAGCGGTTCTGGTGTACAACCTGGCCGCGGGGTTTGTCGAGTCGGTGTTCCCCATCTGGGCGGATGCCACGGACATTGCCCACGGGCCCAAGGACCTGGTGCCGGTACTGCTGGCCGCAGGCATTGCCATGGTGATCGTGCAGGGCGGGCTTATCGGGCCGCTGACCCGCGCCTTCGGTGAGCGCCGCCTGATGCGGGCCGGTGCCGTGGTATTTGGTATCTCCGTGATTCTGGTGACCCTGGCGGGCTCAATTGCGAGTGTGCCCGCGGTAGCGGCAGCGCTGGTGGCGCAGGCGGTGGGTGCGGCGCTGGTGTTGACCTCGATGCAGTCACTGACCTCGAAGGAAGCGGTGGCCGGTAATCGGGGGGCCGTGATGGGGGTTTACAATGCACTGGGTACCCTGGGGCGGGGGCTGGGTACGGCGCTGACCGGCGCAGCCTTTGCGGGTATTGGTGTCCATTCCCCTTACTACCTTGGCGCAGCCCTGATGGGGTTGCTGCTGTTGATCGCCTTTATGTTACGCACTCCGCGGGCAGAGACTGCAGAGCCTGTCTCTTCGCAAGCGGTCACCTGA
- a CDS encoding Asp/Glu racemase — MSFPTQIDLSKTRERSQLTNGHRDNYIGHRAKIGVVIPSTNTSVEYDCQRLLPRGVTWHTTRFMIDHPDLSDDANFMRFLERLRETIGDSIESLMTCKPDHVMMGMSAETFWGGIQGNDGFVDRIQQLVGEDTGLTTGANAVIAALDALGLPEGSGKTLSILTPYQPVGDKNVRLFFEDAGYRIKHLVGLRCANAHDAIALVPEPQVLDIVREIDGDDVDAIVQVGTNLSTLGVFPAMEKMLQKPVLPINVATCWHALRSCGIHDRFDNMGWLLEEH; from the coding sequence ATGTCATTTCCAACCCAGATCGATCTGTCAAAAACCCGTGAGCGTTCGCAGCTGACTAACGGTCATCGCGATAACTATATTGGTCACCGCGCCAAGATCGGCGTGGTAATTCCCTCCACCAATACCTCGGTGGAGTATGACTGCCAGCGTCTGTTGCCACGTGGGGTTACCTGGCATACCACCCGATTTATGATCGATCACCCCGATCTCAGCGACGATGCCAACTTTATGCGCTTCCTGGAACGGCTGCGCGAGACCATCGGCGACTCGATCGAGAGCCTGATGACCTGTAAACCCGATCACGTAATGATGGGTATGTCCGCGGAAACCTTCTGGGGCGGGATTCAGGGCAATGACGGGTTTGTGGACCGCATCCAGCAACTGGTGGGTGAAGACACCGGGCTGACTACCGGAGCCAATGCAGTGATTGCGGCACTCGATGCACTGGGCCTGCCCGAGGGCTCGGGCAAGACACTTTCCATTCTGACGCCTTACCAGCCGGTAGGGGACAAGAACGTGCGCCTGTTTTTCGAGGATGCGGGCTACCGTATCAAGCACCTGGTCGGCCTGCGCTGTGCCAACGCCCACGATGCCATCGCGCTGGTGCCGGAGCCGCAGGTGCTGGATATCGTGCGCGAAATCGACGGCGACGATGTGGATGCCATCGTGCAGGTGGGGACCAATCTCTCCACGCTGGGGGTATTTCCGGCGATGGAAAAAATGCTGCAGAAACCGGTGCTGCCGATCAATGTGGCCACCTGCTGGCACGCCCTGCGCAGCTGCGGTATTCACGATCGCTTCGACAATATGGGCTGGTTGCTGGAAGAGCACTGA
- a CDS encoding NAD(P)/FAD-dependent oxidoreductase, whose protein sequence is MSTQQPVIIAGAGPSGCVLALSLAKQGIPVRLLEKCESLPIDLRASTFHPPSLEMIADLGDGIIEKMLARGLHADRYQYRDRATGEVATFDMAQIADETRFPFRLQLEQYELTRFVCEALQDYDCAEVRFGCELLRYAQDADGVTATVSSDGAEQQLRGSYLIGAEGARSVVRKSSGIGFMGFTYDEKFLVVSTSFPFEEVFEDFSYVNYVSDPEEWCVILRTDKLWRVLVPVFPASAEEEAYYLSDEFVQSRLKRLHDRGVDYDVHHRSIYAVNQRVAETYVQGRALLVGDACHINNPLGGMGMNGGLHDAFNLAEKLRAVIQEGADPQAAFALYDRQRRELAVQFVQRHTIENKKLMEARDPDIQRKRQQMLMETAADPERARAFLLERSMINCVRESLAVQ, encoded by the coding sequence ATGTCTACACAGCAACCTGTGATTATCGCTGGTGCCGGCCCTAGTGGCTGCGTGCTGGCTCTGTCGCTTGCCAAGCAGGGTATTCCTGTGCGGCTGTTGGAAAAATGCGAAAGTCTCCCCATTGATCTGCGCGCCTCAACTTTTCACCCGCCGTCGTTGGAAATGATCGCGGATCTGGGTGATGGAATTATCGAAAAAATGCTCGCGCGCGGGCTCCATGCCGACCGCTACCAGTATCGGGATCGCGCTACCGGAGAAGTGGCCACTTTCGATATGGCACAGATTGCCGACGAAACCCGGTTTCCTTTCCGCCTGCAACTGGAACAGTACGAGCTGACCCGTTTTGTGTGTGAGGCTCTGCAAGACTACGACTGCGCGGAAGTGCGCTTCGGCTGCGAGCTGCTGCGTTATGCGCAGGACGCCGACGGCGTCACCGCAACCGTAAGCAGTGACGGCGCGGAACAGCAGTTGCGGGGTAGCTACCTGATTGGCGCCGAGGGTGCGCGCAGCGTGGTGCGCAAAAGTTCCGGCATCGGCTTTATGGGGTTTACCTACGATGAAAAATTCCTCGTGGTCAGCACCAGCTTTCCATTCGAGGAAGTATTCGAGGATTTCTCCTACGTAAACTATGTGTCGGACCCGGAAGAGTGGTGCGTAATCCTGCGCACCGACAAGCTCTGGCGGGTACTGGTGCCAGTATTTCCCGCCAGCGCCGAAGAGGAAGCCTACTACCTTTCCGACGAATTTGTGCAGTCGCGGCTTAAGCGCTTACACGATCGCGGTGTCGACTACGACGTCCACCACCGCAGTATTTACGCGGTCAACCAGCGTGTGGCCGAGACCTATGTGCAGGGGCGTGCGTTGCTGGTGGGGGATGCCTGCCATATCAACAATCCCCTGGGCGGCATGGGGATGAACGGTGGACTGCACGATGCGTTCAATCTGGCAGAAAAGCTGCGCGCAGTCATTCAGGAAGGCGCGGATCCGCAAGCGGCTTTTGCCCTCTATGACCGGCAGCGCCGCGAGCTCGCGGTGCAGTTTGTGCAGCGCCATACCATCGAAAACAAAAAACTGATGGAGGCGCGCGATCCCGATATCCAGCGCAAGCGTCAGCAGATGCTGATGGAAACCGCCGCGGACCCGGAGCGGGCGCGGGCCTTCCTGTTGGAGCGGTCAATGATCAATTGCGTGCGCGAGAGTCTGGCGGTTCAGTGA
- a CDS encoding isochorismatase family protein, translating to MDLERNSLGLGQRPALLLVDMVVGFTSSRCPLGTDCPDVVEANRVLLDRFRALGLPVVYTTVVYHHDREARVFRDRIEHLNLLTPDSEWVQIDPRLAPRDGEPVISKQWASSFHRTNLDSWLREQGVDSLVVTGLTTSGCVRATVVDGLQYDFPVVVPEEAVGDRNAEAHRANLFDMHAKYADVMALSDVLGLLAEFQPENRAETV from the coding sequence ATGGATCTTGAGCGAAACAGTCTCGGTCTCGGCCAGCGCCCGGCGCTGCTGCTGGTGGATATGGTCGTGGGTTTTACCAGCAGTCGCTGTCCACTCGGTACAGATTGTCCTGACGTGGTTGAGGCCAACCGGGTTTTGCTGGATCGCTTCCGCGCCCTGGGATTGCCGGTGGTGTATACCACGGTGGTGTACCACCACGATCGCGAGGCGCGGGTATTTCGCGACAGGATCGAACACCTCAACCTGCTCACGCCAGATTCGGAGTGGGTACAGATCGACCCGCGTTTGGCGCCGCGCGACGGCGAGCCGGTGATCAGCAAGCAGTGGGCGAGCAGTTTCCACCGCACCAACCTCGACAGCTGGTTGCGGGAGCAGGGCGTGGACTCGCTGGTGGTCACCGGTCTCACTACCAGTGGCTGTGTGCGCGCAACGGTGGTGGACGGCCTGCAGTACGACTTTCCGGTAGTGGTGCCAGAAGAAGCGGTGGGTGACCGCAATGCAGAAGCGCACCGGGCAAATTTATTCGATATGCATGCCAAGTACGCCGACGTAATGGCGCTATCGGACGTGTTGGGACTGTTAGCAGAATTCCAGCCTGAAAACCGGGCTGAAACTGTCTGA
- a CDS encoding alpha/beta fold hydrolase, with translation MDQRGCREPAAVNAVQRGTIRRGYLDAEVDGESIQLHFRSCGDEDRPLLLLLHQTPSCSAMYVRLMPLLARDFFVLAVDTPGFGSSDPLPGVVSIAGFAKAIYTAVSGQFDRPALVFGHHTGAAIAVQLAYDQPAFVRALALSGPTLLSDEQKAALPKAAATIPADADGNHWLLMWQRLRGKDPEAELALSLRETLSAFACGDYYEASYRAVVEQDVAGQMAVIHCPALVFAGGQDVLRSAVSPSVRLLSEGRAATLPQDAGTYVCDRQPAAVADLLRPFFLDVAKAG, from the coding sequence GTGGATCAGCGCGGATGTCGGGAGCCTGCCGCGGTGAATGCGGTGCAGCGCGGCACCATTCGCCGCGGCTATCTCGATGCGGAAGTGGACGGCGAATCTATCCAGTTGCATTTTCGCAGCTGCGGTGATGAAGACCGACCACTCTTACTGTTACTGCACCAGACGCCCAGTTGCTCTGCAATGTACGTTCGGTTGATGCCGCTGCTTGCGCGGGATTTCTTTGTACTGGCGGTGGACACCCCCGGATTTGGCAGCAGTGATCCGCTGCCGGGTGTGGTGTCCATTGCCGGCTTTGCAAAAGCCATCTACACCGCAGTAAGCGGGCAATTCGATCGCCCGGCACTGGTTTTTGGTCATCACACCGGTGCCGCAATCGCGGTGCAGCTTGCGTATGACCAGCCCGCATTTGTGCGTGCGCTGGCGCTCAGTGGCCCAACCCTGTTGAGCGATGAACAGAAAGCCGCGCTGCCCAAGGCTGCGGCAACCATACCGGCGGATGCCGATGGCAATCACTGGCTTCTCATGTGGCAGCGGTTGCGGGGCAAAGACCCGGAAGCGGAGCTTGCCCTCAGCTTGCGGGAGACCCTTTCCGCCTTTGCCTGTGGCGATTATTACGAGGCGTCCTATCGCGCCGTGGTAGAGCAGGATGTTGCCGGACAGATGGCGGTAATTCATTGTCCTGCACTGGTGTTTGCCGGCGGTCAGGATGTTTTGCGCTCGGCGGTTTCCCCGTCGGTGCGACTGTTGTCGGAGGGCAGGGCCGCGACCCTGCCGCAGGACGCGGGTACTTACGTATGCGATCGCCAGCCCGCTGCGGTTGCCGACTTGCTGCGCCCATTTTTTCTCGACGTCGCCAAAGCAGGCTGA
- a CDS encoding aldehyde dehydrogenase: protein MENAKMLIGGELVSAQSGTRFAVTAPATGAVLAEVPRAGAIDVNRAVNAAARGFEDWYRLRPAEREAALLRAADLVAREGHARFLDTLIDESGSTISKARGEIAYTVDLLRTAAGEARRLYGETFPNDDPQRISMVFREPLGVVAVISPYNAPLSLLTKMCAFPLAAGNSLVIKPSEETPLTALAFGQLLLDAGVPPAAVNVVTGYGAECGAELINHPRVRCIALTGSTQTGIAVGQSALGKMRRMQLELGGKSALLVLRDADPQQAAKIAAQGIFTHAGQICMANSRIVVEREIYQPFITALKAEAESLYLGDLRDERTVYGPLINARAVEKVLEHVREAIDGGAELLTGGEQLAGLVVKPTVLLEPPRNSRAWREESFGPVTSVVAADDLDQAIEFANDSEYGLSAAVLTHNLQWGLHAARRIASGAVHVGMHTFQSNALAPIGGVGLSGMGRSGGHYSTEEFTEVKWISADVGSLPR, encoded by the coding sequence ATGGAAAACGCAAAAATGTTGATCGGCGGCGAGCTGGTATCCGCGCAGAGCGGTACCCGGTTTGCGGTCACGGCACCGGCAACGGGCGCAGTGTTGGCGGAAGTTCCCCGTGCCGGCGCGATCGATGTGAACCGCGCGGTAAACGCGGCGGCCCGCGGTTTCGAAGACTGGTACCGGTTGCGTCCGGCAGAGCGGGAAGCCGCGCTGTTGCGTGCGGCGGACCTGGTGGCCCGGGAAGGTCACGCGCGATTCCTGGATACCCTGATCGACGAGAGCGGTTCCACCATTAGCAAGGCCCGGGGCGAGATCGCCTACACGGTCGACCTTCTGCGCACCGCCGCTGGCGAGGCTCGCCGCCTTTACGGGGAAACCTTTCCCAACGATGATCCGCAGCGGATTTCCATGGTGTTTCGCGAGCCCCTCGGCGTGGTTGCGGTGATTTCACCCTATAACGCACCGCTTTCCCTGCTCACGAAAATGTGTGCTTTCCCATTGGCGGCGGGCAACAGCCTGGTAATCAAACCCTCAGAGGAAACACCGCTGACGGCGCTGGCGTTTGGCCAGTTGTTACTGGATGCGGGCGTACCGCCGGCGGCGGTGAATGTGGTCACCGGATACGGTGCCGAATGCGGCGCAGAACTGATCAATCATCCCCGCGTGCGCTGTATTGCGCTGACCGGCTCCACGCAGACCGGTATTGCGGTGGGGCAGTCGGCGCTGGGCAAGATGCGGCGTATGCAGCTGGAGCTCGGTGGCAAGAGTGCGCTGCTGGTGCTGCGGGACGCAGATCCACAGCAGGCAGCGAAGATCGCCGCCCAGGGCATATTCACCCACGCCGGCCAGATTTGTATGGCGAACTCACGCATTGTGGTCGAGCGGGAAATTTACCAGCCATTTATCACTGCGCTAAAAGCGGAAGCGGAATCCCTGTATCTCGGCGATCTGCGCGATGAGCGCACCGTTTACGGGCCACTGATCAATGCGCGTGCGGTGGAAAAAGTGCTGGAGCATGTGCGCGAGGCCATCGACGGCGGCGCTGAGTTGCTCACCGGTGGCGAGCAGCTGGCCGGATTGGTGGTAAAGCCGACGGTGCTGCTCGAGCCGCCGCGCAACAGTCGCGCCTGGCGCGAAGAGAGTTTCGGCCCGGTCACCAGCGTGGTGGCCGCAGACGATCTTGATCAGGCGATCGAGTTCGCCAACGACAGCGAATACGGTCTTTCTGCGGCAGTGCTGACGCACAACCTGCAATGGGGATTGCATGCGGCCCGACGCATCGCTTCCGGTGCCGTTCATGTCGGTATGCATACATTTCAAAGCAACGCTCTGGCGCCTATTGGCGGCGTTGGCCTGTCGGGCATGGGGCGGAGCGGTGGCCACTACAGTACCGAGGAATTTACCGAGGTGAAGTGGATCAGCGCGGATGTCGGGAGCCTGCCGCGGTGA
- a CDS encoding acyl-CoA dehydrogenase family protein, which yields MKLTGEILLEDMNEAERARAEVVESVLPAVREAARDVDANAQFHMPHVRQFSEAGLLGLIIPTQYGGLGGGLRDLAAACFAIGSACPSTALAFFFHCSAASRGLLAMEALEAGLFDEEEAPVVRRFAEQVLYGMGRDGFWFANFASESVKSEKSAVTISTEARKVEGGYLLNGVKSFGTGTGVADKYLVTASLAGYDTAEGLCTFFVDRDGEGVRPRAPWDAIGMRGTSSGGIVLENYFVPDELALAIPGAFTRCMQMSRGSFVGNQMAAVCGYAGSAHTAYQTVLQHLTEKKFADTGKPIGTAPYQQELIGKMMVDLQTSILWLRRQLQLETSEPPIASKHEVVKQWRLCKGVVAECGFSIATNALKASGTSGTMGDPARYLRELAMGIVQAFPAERGRLMAAQMEVEGAEQNLFGVAEKQPG from the coding sequence ATGAAACTGACCGGTGAAATACTGCTTGAAGATATGAACGAGGCCGAGCGCGCTCGTGCGGAAGTGGTGGAGTCGGTACTGCCGGCGGTGCGGGAGGCGGCGCGCGACGTCGACGCCAATGCCCAGTTTCATATGCCGCACGTACGTCAATTCAGTGAGGCGGGTCTGCTCGGTCTGATTATCCCCACACAGTATGGCGGTCTCGGCGGTGGGCTGCGCGATCTCGCAGCGGCCTGTTTTGCTATTGGTTCCGCCTGTCCGTCGACCGCACTCGCGTTCTTTTTCCATTGCAGTGCTGCATCGCGCGGTTTGCTCGCCATGGAGGCACTGGAAGCGGGCCTGTTCGACGAAGAAGAGGCCCCGGTTGTTCGGCGGTTTGCCGAGCAGGTGCTGTACGGCATGGGGCGCGATGGTTTCTGGTTTGCCAACTTTGCCAGCGAATCGGTCAAGTCGGAAAAGTCCGCGGTCACCATCAGCACCGAGGCGCGCAAGGTCGAAGGCGGTTACCTGCTGAACGGGGTCAAGTCTTTCGGTACTGGCACCGGCGTTGCGGACAAGTATCTGGTGACCGCCAGTCTTGCCGGTTACGACACGGCAGAAGGGCTGTGCACCTTTTTTGTGGATCGCGATGGTGAGGGCGTACGTCCGCGCGCACCCTGGGATGCGATTGGTATGCGCGGTACCAGCTCCGGCGGTATTGTGCTGGAAAATTATTTTGTTCCGGATGAACTGGCGCTGGCAATTCCCGGCGCGTTTACCCGTTGCATGCAGATGAGTCGCGGCAGTTTTGTCGGCAACCAGATGGCCGCGGTTTGTGGCTATGCGGGTTCCGCCCACACCGCCTACCAGACCGTGTTGCAACACCTGACCGAGAAAAAGTTTGCGGATACCGGCAAGCCCATCGGTACTGCACCTTACCAGCAGGAACTGATCGGCAAGATGATGGTGGACCTGCAGACGTCGATCCTGTGGTTGCGCCGCCAGTTGCAGTTGGAAACCAGCGAGCCGCCCATTGCCTCCAAACATGAAGTGGTCAAGCAGTGGCGTCTGTGCAAAGGCGTGGTGGCCGAATGCGGTTTCAGTATTGCCACCAACGCACTGAAGGCCAGTGGTACTTCCGGAACCATGGGTGATCCGGCGCGCTATCTGCGGGAATTGGCCATGGGAATTGTGCAAGCCTTCCCGGCGGAGCGCGGTCGCCTGATGGCGGCACAGATGGAAGTGGAAGGCGCGGAACAGAACCTGTTTGGCGTTGCAGAAAAACAGCCGGGCTGA